Part of the Periplaneta americana isolate PAMFEO1 chromosome 4, P.americana_PAMFEO1_priV1, whole genome shotgun sequence genome is shown below.
tatGGAAAATAAGCATTACGTCACGTTATACATCGTCTTGCTTTTTGTGGAAAatcctctttttattttttcacctcgTAACCCTATTTATAATCCAATAGTaacgataaaaaaaatagctCCACATTTCACACGGAGTTTATTTCCAGCTTTTTAATTGTGTTGTGACTATGTTAAAAGTATAAACCAGGTagcaaacaataatttatttctcaatAACATCGAATTACTGCAGTACACATAAAACACACACGGACCACAAAGCTACAGAGAGGAACAAATTGCAAAGGTAGAACCACTGATTTGGCGAGGGAGAGGTATCGGTTGTAAGAGGTAGGCTAGGCTGCAGGGACCTCTTGGAATCCACTTCAACGAAATTCTTCAGCCAGTGGGAACAGCTGCCTAGGTCAGCCACTATTACAGGAATACCATTTCCTTCTTGTACCACACCTGCGAGAATGTCGTCGCATATAACCAAGCTGTCATCCCATTTCTAaaacagattttaataataataataataataataataataataataataataataataataataataaactattttggacaactactaaatatacataggccaaatagaaatgatcgggacgaaattgaaatacaaactgctgagccatttatacccgaacctacactttcagaagtcgaaattgcgatagaaaatctgaaaaattataagtctccaggtatcgatcaaattccatcagaattaatacaagagagtggaagcgcattatctaacgaaatttataagcttctacttgctatttgagaaaaggaaattgtaccagaacaatggaaggagtccattatcgtacctatctttaagaagggggacaagactaactgtagtaactttcgaggaatatcacttttgttgacgtcgtacaaaattttgtccaatattcttttgagaagattaactccatatgtagatgaaattattggggatcatcagtgtggttttaggcgtaatagatcaactattgactagatattttgtattcgacagataatggagaaaaaatgggagtataagggtacagtacatcagttattcatagatttcaaaaaggcatatgactcggttaagagagaagtattatatgatattcttattgaatttggtattcccaagaaactagttcgattcattaaaatgtgtctcagtgaaacgtacagcagagttcgtataggtcactttctgtcagatgcgtttccaattcactgtgggctaaagcaaggagatgcactatcacctttactttttaactttgctctagagtatgccattaggaaaatcaaggataacagagaaggtttggaattgaacgggtaacatcagctgcttgtctatgcggatggcgtgaatatgttaggagaaaatctataaacgattagggaaaacacggaaattttactggaagcaagtaaagagataggtttggaagtaaatcccgaaaagacaaagtatatgattatgtctcgtgacgagaatattgtacgaaatggaaatataaaaattggaaatttatcttttgaagaggtgaagaagttcaaatatctgggagcaacagtaacaaatataaatgatactcgggaggaaattaaacacagaataaatatgggaaatgcctgttattattcggttgagaagcttttatcgtccagtctactgtcaaaatagccacgagtggggctacttttgtcattgacttctagcagaatgtgatgcccacaagtggcgaggtaacacgttaaagtacaaagtgtccaacatgcccgactgtccaacatagCCTAATTTACCCTGTATtagttaatacatttaatattgaaCTATATTAAATTCGCTTCATTCTTACTCTGGAACTATAGTAAACATCTCAGTGTAACTCTAATTACGGTTTCTCTTGTAATTTGTAGATGAGTGTCCTAAGTTtggtatcatcacagtctagtatatacagtcatgaagctccatacgtagtaaatatgcatccatagataattgctaactactaggatcgctactatcgcctcatcacagacaatgcgaaatagtacctgcacagtctatcgttcctagtacccccaacaactcaagcttcgtgactgtatatactagattgtggtaacaTCATGTACAAATTTGAAGTTTAtgagaaaattgttttaaatgtcgTAGCCCCTTAATGTATAAGTTAAAGAAACTTTACCAGACTCGTTCTGTTTTCTCCCGGATTCTCAGGTTGTCCACAAGCATTGTCCACAAACGAACTATTTTTCGTAGGATATTCAGTTTCACAGGATTTGGTGTCCATTAAAAGAATATCGACTATCTCCACTACAAATCCGCTATGCTTCTCATGTATATCCTGAAATTAGCGTGAAAATCATCTTTAGAGCTTTCATTTAAATACGAATttctaaatataatttgataGTCTTTCCCTCATGTACAggattataacataacatttggGATCAATTTATAATGAAACAGGAAATTGTACAGTAAACCTCTTCTTTTTCAGGCTGAACTCGGTTGGATTTGGCTGCAAACATTCTCTTTGTGTTTAGAATAGGtttcccattttattttattgaaaacctTATACGAGCAAAAATAGTGgttgataacaaaataatagaataagtgacagattttgtgcgagatcgttcgtatttgcttggtttccgcacaaaaccaatccacggaaagtctaaaattccacattcagtattcccaacgtaacacacacacaacaatttccctcttcttaccgcttaagtgacatattgattttactgctttaggcttttaacatattatttttagagacgttcaatatagtaataattataaattggaaacttaccactgcaatttcacctaaattgcactgttaattattgtttttaaatatttgcaaaatttaattaaactctacaactccactaaagttactgcattcgtttgttttaagttcgcatttatagactgggggggggggggaagacagacgtatatcacggcctgctggagtatagtaaacacagaaaacattttaaagcaacaatgttgaagatagatatttttgttttgcaaatttgccgtcattgaacagaaaccaagatggagatttcattgcaactaattagaaattcgtctttcaggtatgtaataaacgatcttcgcacaaaataatgtacgatacacgagcggtatgttttctttcaattctcggaaattaaaaaagctcaactacggttcgctttttcaaacttttcctcgaacatgaaaacttcaacataccgctcttgtaacacatattactattgtatatttaggaagtcatatttctttgtataattatcaaaaagacataaataaacatatattgaaatataagcaattaaatggtatcttgagaaggaactttggaaaacaaatgcgaaaagaggtccaaatccgatttcacaacataatatcaaaaccagctctgttatatggcagtaaatgtTGGACATTGcggcaaaaggaaataaatagagtcaacgcatcacaaatgagatttctacgatcaCTGACAGGGGTTACTTTGCATTAGgagcg
Proteins encoded:
- the LOC138698780 gene encoding trypsin-like, which gives rise to MSKRYQICCQVQVAVFVTCENSALCGACIISPKHVIASAHCINRSCTSTPIDPDVLTVMAGEKDLFEESNAQWRTVVSVNFSETNPTSAGLPHSDFAMIKISSPFWISRRVKPISTSLQKFQGRKVCYLIGWKRSKDIHEKHSGFVVEIVDILLMDTKSCETEYPTKNSSFVDNACGQPENPGENRTSLKWDDSLVICDDILAGVVQEGNGIPVIVADLGSCSHWLKNFVEVDSKRSLQPSLPLTTDTSPSPNQWFYLCNLFLSVALWSVCVLCVLQ